CGCAAGGGCGCGGCCTGGGAAGTCCAAGGAAAGCCCCTGGCGGCCCCGGACGCCCGATAAATCCGCCCTCGGCGGACCTTTCGCGAGGTTTTGTTCCCCGGGACCAGCCCATGCCCACGCCTTCCGCAACCGAAGTTTTCGAATCCGCCCTGCGCGCCGACTGGGCGCGCCGCGGCTGGGATCCCGCGGGCCTGACCCTTTTAGTTGGTGTTTCCGGAGGCGCCGATTCCATCGCCCTCCTGAACGTCTGCCACCGCCAGGCTCCCCGGCTCGGCCTTCGCCTCCTCGCCGTCCATATCGATCATCGTCTCCGCCCCGAATCCGCCCAAGACGCCGCCTTCGTCGCGCACGCCTGTTCCGAACTGGGGGTCGGCCTGCAGACTTTCGTTCTCGATCCCGCGTCCCGGGCGCCGCGCGAATCGATCGAGATGTGGGCGCGACGCGAACGCTACGCCCGCTTCGAGGCCGCCGCGACGGAGACCGGGGCCGACTTCATCCTCACCGCCCATCACCGGGACGATCTCGTCGAGACCTTTTTCCAGCGCCTGTACCGCGGCACCGGTCCCCGCGGCCTAGCCGCCATCCCTTTCCGCCGCGGCCGCATCGTCCGTCCTCTGCTCGATCGTACCCGCGGCGAGATCCGCGCCTACGCCGCTGCCCTGGGCTCCGCCTGGCGCGAGGACGCCAGCAACGCCGACGTTACCCTTAACCGCAATTGGTTCCGCCACCGATACCTGCCGGCCCTGCGCGCCCGCGAGCCCGATATCGATGCGCGCGTGGCCGCCATGGCAGCGGACATCGCCTCCATCGGCATCGGGTTCGATTCCCTGGAAGCCATGGACCAGGCGATGCGCAAGGACGATGCGGGTTCGGCGTATCTCGATCCGGCCGTGGTTGCCGAAAAGGTCCACGGGGAAGATCGCGAATCCCTCCGTTACTGGTTGCAATCCCTGTCTCGCGCGGCCGCGCCTTCCACCGGATTGGAAACCGCGCCGACGGTTACGCCCGCGATACTGCGCGAGTTCCTGCGGCAATGGGCCTTAGATTCCGACGCGCTGCGGGTGCAAATCGCGCCGGAGCTCGCCTTCGTCCGGGAAAAACGCGGGATTTATTGCGTGCGCGCTGGTTCCCTCTCGGAAAGCGGCGATCCGCAGGCAAAAAAAACCTGCTCCCCCCAGGCCCAAAGGGTTATACTGGATAATGGCTCGGTCTTGGCCACATGGCGTTGGGGCGAGCGGAAGTTTACCTTAACGGCGCGCCGGTATCCCAGGCCCGCGGACCTGGCGTACCCGGCGTCCTCGGAGGAGAGGGCGATCTTTGATGCGGACCGTATTTCGTGTACATTACAGGTACGAATCCGGAAGGACGGCGATCACTTTTCTCCCTTGGGAACCCAAAGCCGGTCGCGCAAATTGAAGACTTTTTTCAACGAGGAGAAGGTTCCTGCCGCCCTGAGGGATTCGCTTCCCATCGTCGTGTCATGCCATGGGGCGGGCGGGACGGCGGATGGCGAATCCGATAAGCACTCCGACGATGCCGGAATCCCGACGGGAGATCATAGCGCGGGAGAAATCCCGGCTTGGGTCCCCGGTTACGGGATTTCAGATTTCTTCAAGGTCCGTGGCAGTACCACCCACATCCTGGAATTGGTGATGATATGCGAGAACCCCTAGACGACCAGAAGAGCAAGCTCGTGGAAGACAAGAAGAACGCGCCCATTAACCGGAAGTTGCCGGACACGAAACAACCCGTGCCTCCCGGCGGCAACAAGTGGAAGAGGAAGAACCTTTCCCTCATCCTCATCATGGTGCTGGTCTCCATCTTCCTGGTCCAGCTGCTCGACTCGCAGAATCCGGTGGAAGAGAAGAACTACTCCGAGTTCCGCGCCATGGTGGCGGATACCAGCATCCAAATCACTTCGGTAGAACTGCAGCGCATCGGCGAAGGCTACGTCCTGGTGGGCGAACGCAAGCTCACGCCGGACGAACAGGCCCACCGCAAGGAAACCCATAGCGCCTTCAGCGCCCGCACCATCAAGTTCAAGACCCTGCTGCCGGATATCGACGCGCCCATGCTCAAGCTGCTGGACGAACTCACCTCCCGCGGCGTCAAGGTCGAATTCATCAAAGAGACGCGGTGGCTCAGCTACCTCTCCACGCTGTTTCCGCTTTTCCTGCTGATCGGCTTCTTCTGGTTCATGATGGCGCGCCAAGGCGGCGGCATGGGCGGTCCGCGCGGCATCTTCTCCTTCGGCAAAATCAAAGCGCGCCTGATGGACGAGAACCGGCCCAAGGTGACCTTCCGTGACGTGGCCGGCGCCGACGAGGCCAAGCAGGAGTTGGAAGAGATCATCGCCTTCCTAAAGGATCCTTCCAAGTTCAGCAAGCTGGGCGGGCGCATCCCCAAGGGCGTGCTCCTGTTGGGCCCTCCCGGGACGGGCAAGACCCTCTTGGCGAAGGCCGTGGCCGGCGAGGCCGAGGTTCCTTTCTTCAGCATGTCGGGCTCCGACTTCGTGGAAATGTTCGTGGGCGTGGGCGCTTCGCGCGTGCGCGACCTGTTCGAGCAAGGCAAGAAGAACGCCCCGTGCATCATCTTCATCGATGAAATCGACGCCGTGGGACGCCATCGCGGCGCCGGCCTGGGCGGCGGTCATGACGAACGCGAGCAGACCCTGAACCAATTGCTCGTCGAGATGGACGGATTCAACAGCAACGAAGGCGTGATCCTCATCGCCGCCACCAACCGCGCGGACGTGCTGGACCCGGCGCTTCTGCGCCCCGGGCGCTTCGACCGCCAGGTGGTCGTCGACCTGCCCGATTCCAAGGGCCGCGAAGGCATCCTGCGCGTGCATCTGGACAAGCGCAAGGTCCCCGTCCGCGAGGACGTGGACATCGCCAAGATCGCCAAGGGCACGCCCGGCCTTTCGGGAGCTGATCTGGAAAACCTCGTGAACGAGGCCTGCCTCCTGGCCGCCCGCTTCGGCGGCAACCAGGTGGCCATGATCGACTTCGAGGAGGCCAAGGACAAGATCATGATCGGGACCGAACGCCTGTCCCGCATCCTGACCGAGGAAGAGAAGAAAACCACCGCCTACCACGAGGCCGGCCACGCCGTGGTTTCGCTGTTGGTGAAGTATTCGGATCCCCTGCACAAGGTGAGCATCATCCCGCGCGGCCGCGCGCTGGGGATAACCTTCCAGCTGCCCGAGAAGGACATGTACACGGTCGACTCGCGCTTCGTGCTCGACAAGATCGCCATCCTGATGGGCGGGCGCGGCGCCGAGCTCCTCGTCTTCGGGCAGAAGAATACGGGCGCCTCCAACGACATCGAACGCGCCACCGAGCTGGCCCGCAAGTACGTATGCGAATGGGGCATGTCCGATCTGGGGCCGCTCTCGTACGGCAAGAAGCAGGAAGAGATCTTCCTGGGCCGCGAGATCAACCAGCATCGGGATTACTCCGAGGCCACCGCCATCCAAATCGACCGCGAGGTGCGCAAGCTCGTGGAAAACCAGATGGACCGCGTGACCCAGTTGCTGGGCGAGAACCGGCAGAAGCTGGTGAACCTGGCCGAAGCCCTCATCCAGCATGAAGTGCTGGAGAAGGACGAGATCATGAAGGCCATGGACGGCGAGATGCTGACCGACACCCGCAAGAGCCGCTCCTACCTGAAGGGCGTTCCCGAACGCCGCCTGCGCGAGGCCACCGCCGCGGCGCTGGAAGGCGAATCCAAGCCGGCGACGGGATCCGGGATGCCCGATGGCGACCTGAAGGAAGGCGAAGACGACAAGGGCAAGGGCGGCCGCTTCGACGCCGAGGCCTGATCCCATCGGATTGAACTTCCAGAAGACCCCGCGCCCAGCGGGGTCTTTCTTTTTCCGGGATGTTTTAGGGAGAACAGGGGAGAGCGGAAGCGTGAGCGAGAGGAATCCCTGGGGCGCCCCCATCGTTACCGTACAGCCCCGTCCCTGGCGGGCCGGGGATATAATCCTGGGCGGGGACCGGCCGCTGTTGATGGGTATCCTCAATGTTACCCCGGACTCCTTCTTCGACGGGGGCAAGCACGCAGGCGTGGACGAGGCCTTGCGGTTCGCCGAAGCCTTACTGGAAGCCGGGGCGGACATCCTCGACGTGGGCGGGGAGTCGACCCGGCCCGGGGCCGAACCGGTCGCGGAGGCCGAGGAACTGGCCCGTACCCGGCCCGTGGTGGACGCCATCTGGAAGCGCTTCGCGGTTCCCATCTCCATCGACACGATGAAAGCGAACGTGGCGCGGGCGGCCCTGGAAGCGGGCGCCAGCATCATCAACGATATCAGCGCCATGGAGCGGGATCCCCTGATGCTGGAGGTTCCCCAGGCCTTCGGCGCCGGCCTGGTCCTGAACCATATGCGCGGCACCCCTAAGGATATGCAGCGCGCCCCGTCGTACCTGGATGTCGTGGTCGAAGTGCGGGACTACCTGATGGGACGGGTGCAGTTGCTGGCCGCCATGGGAGTGGCGGCCGATCGCATCGCGGTGGATCCAGGCATCGGATTCGGGAAACGGCCGAAGGACAATTACGCCTTGCTCGAACATCTCGAAGCCCTGGACGGATTGGGCTGTCCCATCATGATCGGCGCTTCCCGCAAGTCCTTCATCGGTAAGACCGAGGGATTGGCGGATTCGGATCGCCTCATCCCCAGCGTGGCGGTCGCCCTCTTTGCCGCCCTCAAGGGTGCTTCCATCCTGCGCGTACATGACGTGGGGGAGACGCGCGAGGCGCTGGCCATGATCGCGGCCGTGCGCGGGTAAATTCCCCGCGATGGTTCGGCCCGCAAGCCCTGGGGCAAACCCCCGGCATCGCCGTAGGCACTAAAAAGGCCTCGGGAGGAGAGCAATGGTACGTAAAGCGATAGCCTTCGGATTGGCCGTCCTGGGCGCCGCCGTAACGATCCGCGCGGATGGGTTGATGGAAAGCCCGCCCGCCCGCAATTGGTACTGCGGCTTCACCACCAAGCCGGATGAAATCCTGAACAACCGCGCCCAATTCCCCGCCTGCTCTACCGCTTTCGCGGCCATCCCCATGGCCGGCTACAACTTCATGACCGTGGTGACCCATTCCTGGGGCCGCGCCAAGACCACGCCCTTGCCCGAGCACGTGTGCAGCTTCAATAGCGAAACGTGGAAAGGGGCGCAAACCCCCTGGGACGTACCCATGGATTGGTTCACGACCCCGATGAAGCCCGGCCTTCAATCCATTACCTGGAACGTCGCCTGGGGCCCGCATTACGACGACACGCGCGATTTCAGTTATTGGATCACCAAGGCCGGCTTCGTATTCTCGCCCACCCGCGAATTGACCTGGGACGATTTCGAGACCGAACCCTTCTGCATGGAACTCTATGACGACAAGAATCCCGCGGCCAACCCCAACATCATCGTGGACAAGACGCTTCAGAAATTCACGACCCGATGTACCGTGCCGGCCCGCAGCGGCCATCACGTGATTTACGGCGAATGGGGCCGGAACGAATCCACCTTGCAGCGATTCCACGGTTGCATCGACGTGGCCTTCGGGGCCGATCCGATACGGCCAAGCGACCGGCGGGCAGGGCGGGCCGAGATCGCGCCTAGCGCGGTGGATGTCTTGGGGCGCGTCCAGAACCGGGCAAAGGTTCGGACCTGGAAAATCCCGTTGAGGCCGCCCGATTAGAACATTCCGCCACGGATGCGCCGGGTAAAAATCCGCTCCCTTCCTGCGGTTCCCTTCCCTAGGGGTCCTCGAATTCGGTTGTTTTCATCTGGAAATGCTAATTCCGGGATGAAGCCGCCAAACTGGGCGCGATAGCGTTATCTTCTTCGGAGGGGCGGATGGATCGAGATCTTCCGCGCGAATGCCAAAGCCATCCGGGGGCCGGTGTATGGGCGATGGCGTTTTCATTTGGAAATGTTTATTTCGAGGACTGCCCAAGATACGTACGTCTTCGGCAGTATTATGCCTGAAACGGGTTAAAGGGGACAGCATGGTAAATCGCTTTTTTGTGAAGTCGGCCGCGGCCGGCGCGGCTCTTGCCGTTGTGATCGGCATCGCGGCACAAACCGCCCAAGCCCAAACCATCCCCACGGTGACCCTTCCCAAGCCCGATTCAGCGGGCTGGATCAAGGTATTCCGCGGCGACAACCAAAGCGACTTCTCGTTGTACACGGGAAACGGGTCGCCCGCCCAGGAAGCCTCCGCGGCGCCCTTCGGGAAAGTCTTCTTCGTCCAGGGCGGCGACACTATCCGCACCGTAGGCCAACCCAACGGTCAGCTCATCTTCAAACAGGTTTTCTCCCATTACATCATGGAAGTGCAGCTCCGTTGGCCGGGTAACGTCTACAATACGGGGTCGATGGAAAAGGTCCAGTGGAATGATCAGGGCCAAGGCGGCGGGCTTCCCGAATGCATCGAATCCCAAGGCGATCCCAACCAGGGCATCGGGCAGGTCTGGTGCCTGGGGGCCAACGGCGCCCGCCCCTGGATCACCTTCCACGGGAAGTCGGACGCCACCCATGGCGCCCAAGTCGACAGCACCCAGCCGGTGATGAGTTTCGGGGGCGCGGGCGGTTTGAATTGCATCGTCGGTTTCCCGGGTTGGCAAAAACCCTATCCTTCCACCGTGGCATCGCATGGCTGGGTCACCATGCGGACGGAGGTCCACGGCAAGGACACCACGCGCCATTTCGTCGACGGACAGAAGGTGATGGAGTACTGGAATCCCCGCATCGCGCATACCAATGACGCCAACAACGTGGTGAAAACCCTCACCGAAGGCATGATCACGGTCCAATCCGAAGGCGGCGAAGTCTGGTATCGGGGCTGGCGCATCAAGCTTTTGCCGGAGGACCCATTGTACAAATCCCTGTACCCGAGTACAGGACTGCTAGCGGCCTCGCGTCCGGTGCGTATGGGCCCGGAGGCTTATCATTTGGGGTTCAATGGCTCGACGCTGACGATCCTTTCGGAGGGCCGCGAAGTTTCGGACCTGACGGGAAGGAAGATCGAGAACCTGGTGCCTAAGGGCCTTCTGAAGCCCTGAGGGGATGGGCCGGCCCTTGCGCGGCTTGGGCCATCTTCCCCTTCAGGAACTCCTTCTCGGTCCCCGACGCGGTCAAAGCGAGGGCCCGGCCGAAATGATCCGAGGCGGGCATGCATTCCCCCAACCGCAAATACGCTTCCCCCAAGCTCGCATGCAGCAAGTAGTAGTCCTTCATTTTGGGATGCGCTTCGAGCTCTTTCAACAGCGCGAGCGCCGCGCCGGGACCTGAGGTCTGGAACAGGATGATGGCCCGGTTCAGTTCGATCACGGGATTGTCTTTCAATTCCGCCAGGGCGGCGTAGAACTGGTCGATGGACTTCCAATCCGTCGATGCGAAATCCGCGGCCGAGCAATGCGCCGCCGCGATCGCGGCCTCCAGATGGTACTCGCTCAGTTCCTCGCCTTGCGCGGCCTCGGCAAGGTAATGATGCCCCCAGGCGATCAATTCCCCGTTCCACCGAGAGCGATCCTGGCTTCCGAAGAGGACCAGCGCGCCATGATGGTCGATACGGCTATCCAGCCGGGCGGTATGGAAGCACATCAGGCTCATCAGGGCCAGGGAAGATCGGTGGCTCGGTAGCTGATCGATGATCAGGCGGCAGAGACGCATGGCTTCGCCGCAGAGATCCTTGCGAATCAGGATTTCCGGATGGGACGAGTTGTAGCCTTCGTTGAACAAGAGGTAGATGCAGGTTTGCAGGCTGCGGATGCGGGTGGCGAAGTCCTCGCCGGATGGGATTTCCATCGGCAGGTTGCGGCGGCGGAATTCCTGCTTGGCGCGGGACAGGCGCTTTTCGATCGCGTCCGGCTTGGACAAGAGCGCGGAGGCGATCTCGCGGATGCTGAACCCGCACAGGATGTTCAAGGCCAGGACCACGCGGCTTTCCGGCGGCAGCGCCGGATGGCAGCAGACGAACATCATGCGAAGCATGGAGTCGCCCACCTGCTTTTCCTGGAAGATGGCGTCCAAGTCGGCGGGAGCGGCGATCTCGTAGGCGATGGCCTCCGCGTTCTTTTCCAGGAAGCGATCCCGCTTCAGGTGGTTCAGCACCTTGCGCTTGGCCACCGTCAGGACCCACGCGCTGGGATTTTCGGGAATAGGCCCGAAGGACCATTGGTTAAAGGCCTGGAGCAAGGTCTCCTGGACCATGTCTTCGGCCAATGCGAGATTCCGGATGCCGAAAATCCGGGCCAGCAGGGAAAGGATCCGGCCCGCTTCGTGCCGGAAAAAATGATCCATGGAAGGGAAGGCGCCCGGGCCCCCGGGCTTTCCCGGGCCGCCCCCGGCCGGATCTACATCTTGGGGCCTAATTTCCTGACCTCCAGTTGGCAGTGATCGAGAAGGGGGCAATCTTTCACCAGGCCCACGGCCTCGTCATAGTCCTTGGCGAGAAGGATGACGTAGCCGCCTATGATGTCCTTGCTTTCCAGGAACGGCCCGTCGGTCAACACCGTGCGTTTGTCCTTGAGCAAGCGGCCCGTTCCCGGTTCCAAAGGGTTGCCGCCCTTATAGCGACCGGCGGCGGTCATCTTCTCCATCCAGGGGCGATAGGCGTTCATCCGTTGTTGCATGATTTCGGGCGAAACGCCGTTGTAGTCGTATCCGCGGACCAACAGCAAGAATTCTTCCATGATGGGCTCCTTTCAAAAGCCGGAGGTCCCGAAAAGGTCCCTTCCATCGCTATGACAATCAGGCCCGGCCGGGGCGGACATCTTTTCAAAGCTAATCTTTCCGGTTAAAACGGGGCGATGTCCAAGGTCAGTTTCGCCGAGGCCGAGGTGCCGGTTCCTTGGATGGCTTCGATCTTGAGCCAGACCAGGTTGCTATCGGGGGTTTTTACCAGGAAACCGAGCCCGGCCGTCACGCTTGCCGTATCCAGCTTGCTTCCCTTTGCATAGGCCGCCAGGCCGCTATCGGGCAAGGCGGGCTTGGTAGCCGATTTCACGAACCTCACGTCATGGAGTTTGGCGGTATCGAAACTGTCCGCGTAGGTGATGTCCTTCGCGCGCTTGGCCGCAAGGGCGTTCATAAGCTTGAGCTTGCCCGCGCTGTATAAGAGAAGCAGATCGATAAGGGCCGGTTTCTTGTTCGCCTCGTCGTAGAAAATGGCCCGATGGGCATCGAGATCGAGGGAGGTCCCGTAGGTGGAATTGGCTTGGGCCCCGACGTAGACGGTATAGTCGGAACTCCAACGCTTAACCGGATTGGGGGTGAAGCCAACGGTGAAATGGTTGGATAACGCGGTTTCCGTAGTGTCCGAGGCGTTGGATACCTCCAATTGATAAAGGCCGGTATCCCGCGCGCCGAGGGAATCGAACTTGAGGGCGGTATCCACGGAAACGGTAATCCCGTCCTTCATCCAACGGAAGAGCAAGGAATCGGATCGGGTGATGACCGGGCTTACCGTAAGGGCGCTCCCGGCGGGGGAGGACTGCGGCTTGATTTCGGAAATGCGCGGAAGCATTTGCTTAACCGTCAGCTTGAACGTCATCGAATCCCGTCCCGCCCGGTTCGCGGCCGCGAAGACATAGGCCCCGGAATCCGCCAGGGCCAGGGATTTGAAGCCGAGAACGCTATCGCTTCCGAGCAGTTTCCCCGCCCGGGACCAGGCGAAGTCGGCTTCCGGCGTATAGACTTCGGCACCGCCGCTATCCGCTTGGCGATAGATCCCGGGGCGCGTTTCCCAAACGGGATCCAATTCGATCGCGTCCCCGATGCGGCCCGCGAGAGCGAGGGGAAGGTCCGGCAAGGCCGGCGCCGCGAGGCGATAGTCCCGTACTTGGGCTTGGGCTTTGCCGCCCGCGATGGCGGTGCGGCTCTGGTAGACCAGGATGCCCTTGATGTATCCCCGCACCAGCAGGGTGAAGGCCGCCTCCAGTCCCGGCGGATAAGCGGCTTCGGCCGGGAAGTCCTCGCCCTTGAGCCAATGATGGATGAGGAGGGTATCGCCTTTGCGCGCGTTTACGCCCCAGACGTTCAGGGAGTCGAATCCCGCCGTCAACTCGGGATTCCGGAAGCTTAAGTAGGATTGGCCCTCGGAGTCGGGACCCAGGCAGCCGGACTGGACGAGAACGAAGGCGGTGGCAAGCGCCGTGAGCGCGCCTGCCGCAATCGGCGCCCGCCCGCGCGGAACCGCGCAATCTCCGATCATAAGTTTACCGGCACCACCGTCCGTCCGGGACTCTCCGCCGCATGCGAGAACGCGAACCAGACGGCGAAGCCCGCGGCCACGGCCGTTCCGCCGGCCCCGATCCAAAGCCATTTGCGCCGGCCGCTCCGGCCCATGGGCGCGTCGTCCTCCCGCTTCACTTCCCCGAACATGCGTTCGATAGCCTCGCTGGCGTACATCCCGGAAAGATCGGCGTCCGGCGACAGGAGCAGCAAGCGGTGCATCCAGTACTTCCCGGCTTCGACGGAACGGGGATCAGCGGCGAGGACGACGGCGAGATGTCGGGCTATGAAGAGGCTGTCATCGCGGGAATGGTCGGGATTTTTCTGCCGGAAGGTCTCGATCCGCTTGAGGACGATTTCGAAATTCCCGTTGATGTACTCGTCATGGATGCCTTTTTGATCGATGCGGGGGATAGGGGCCGCAGGCGCCGGTTCCTGGCGCGCATCGCTGGCGCCGGCTCCCGATCCGGAGCCCAGGAACAGGACCAGAACGAAGAGGCGTATCGAAAGGCGAAGACGGTAAGGCATGGAAGACCAAAAGTCGGTCTTCCGAATCTAGTTTTTCGCGGGGCTTTTCAAACCGTATCCATTCTCAGGTGGCGCTGGCGAAACCCCTTTAAATGGATCAGATGGCGTATCACGGTCGCCCGGGATATCCCCAGCACCTTGCCTATTTCGACTTGGGTCATCCTTTCGATATGGAATAGGGAAAGGATTTTCCGCGTGCGCTCCGGGCACCGGTCCAAGATCTTCTTCAAGGTGATCCTGTCCAACAGAAGGCTTTCGTTATCATGGGTTTCGGCGGGAACGAATTCCAACTCCTGCTCATCCAGATACCGGATCTTTTCCTTTCTCCACCGCTGGATGCCGAGGTTGATGGCGACCCTGTACATCCAGGTCGATGGGCACGATTCGTGGCGGAACTTCTCGAAGTTCTGGAAGTACTTCACGAATACGTCGTGGGCCAGATCCTTGGCGTCATCCGATTTGGGACTGTAGCGCAGGCAGATCAGATAAATTTTCCGGTAATACTTCTTGTACACGTTTTCGAAATGCTTTTCATCGACTCCCGCCCGGCCGAGCCGATCGGGACGCCCGGCTGGATACAGGCCTATCGTACTCATCATGCTTCCCCCTCCTAAGCCCGTTGCAAGCTAGCAGGGCCGGGCCGGGAGTGGAGCATCGATGGGGTGAAACGCGATAATCCGGGGTCAAGCGCACTAGGCAAAGGGGCCGCGGGAACGCGGCGCATGGGCGCGCTTTTTTCAGTCTAAATGGATGTTCTTGAAATTCTTATAAAGGGTTCGGCTAAGCGGCAATTTCGCGCCTCCCGTGAGCTCGACGTCGTACATTCCGCCGCCATGGGAAAGCACGGATTTGACTTCCCGCTTGTCCACGATATAGGAACGATGGATCCTGGAGAACTGGGGCGGAAGGACCTTTGCGAGCGAATCGAGGGTTTGTCGGTGATATTCCGAAACCCCCTTCTTAAGCCGGATTTCGACGTAATTCCCGTCCCCGCGGAAATAGGATACGTCCTCCAATTGGATGAGGGCGATGCCTTGGGGTTTGCGGATGGGCAGGTATTTCGCGTGCTTCCCCGCATAATTCGCGTCCTTAACCCGGTTGATCGCTTTTTTCAGGCGCTCCTCGGAAACGGGCTTGGGAACGAAGTCGAGGACGCCGTATTCGAAGGCCCGCAGCGCCTGGTCTTCGTTGGCCGAGACGATGATGGTATGGAATGAGCCGGCCACCGCCCCTTGCAGAAGCTCGAAGCCGCTTTCCCCGTTGAGATTCAAATCCAGGAACAGCAGGTCCACCGGATTTTCGGCCAAGGCGAACCGGGACGCGTCCAGGGTCGCTTCGCAACCGATCCAGGAAATTTCCTTGCCCAGGATTTCCTGCACCATGCGCTGTAGCCCGCGGGCAGCCACCCGTTCATCTTCCACTATTAAAATCCGCATCGTGATTCTCCCGGTGGTATCGCGCGGATCAGGCTGGCGAATCCGCTTTAGCGAGGGCCGCCGAACGGCGATCCCTGGAAGGAAGCATAGGGTTCGTCTCCTTTTCTATGGAAATGGTTACCGCCCAGCCCCCGGACACCGCTCGCGAGTCCAGCCGCCATCTCGGCCCATAGGCTTCTTGCAACCGGGCCCGGACGTATTTCAGGCCGAGTCCGCCCGATTCGGCGCTTTTGTTCCCGGCAATGCCGTCGTTGAAAAGGGTGAAATGGATATCGCCCTCATCCACGCGTCTGCTTAAGACGAACACCCCTCCCTCTTTGCCCGCGTAGCCATGCGTGAGCCCGTTCTCGACTAAGGTATGGAAAACCATGGGCGGGATCCTTTCCCCGGCTTCGATGCCTTCGAGGCGAAGCGTAAAGCACTTGTCGTGGCGCAGGCTCATCACCTCCAGATGCATACGGCAGATCCGGATTTCCTCATCGATAGGGATGACCTTTTCGCCGACTATTTTCAGCAGCTGTTTCAATTCCTGCGACAAGGCATGCAACAGCTTTTCCGCGGTAGCCGGATCCTCCTTGATCCACATGGTCGCGGCGTTGATCGAATTAAGCATGAAATGGGGATGGATGTTGGCTTTAAGGAGTTCCAACTCCAACCTCATCGAGCGGATCTGCTCATCCTGGAAGGCGTGTACGGCCGCCTGCTGGCGCCGATGCCTTTCTTGCGCCTCGGACTTTATGGCCTGGATGCTTTCCCCCAGGCTGATGAAGAGCAGGCACATTTCCCCGACCGATCCGAAAAGGATCCCGTATTCGGTGAAAATATTCGAGGGCAAAACCCCCGCGAATTTCAAGGCGTACAGGATCAATCCGGACACCATGAAAATCCACGCGAACAGGAAGGTTTTCGCGGCCGGAACCTTGTTCCACAGGCATCGGACGTTGATCATGAAAATGGCGAGGGTGAAGGCGGAGAAATAGAATGCCGAAACCGCCAAGGTCGCCCTGGGATCCAGGGCCAATGCGCGCGGCAGCCAGCCCAGGAGGGCCAAAACCCGGTAGGCGGCGAAAAGGATCGGCGCCGCCAGGAACCCTTTCAGCGCCTTGTGCAATCGCGGCGCGTTTCTTCGGCTATCCAGCACGGACATGGTGAAGAGAAGCCGGCAGAAAAAGGCGCACCCGAGGAAGACGGGCACGTTATGGTTGGCCCACCACGTCCATGTTGGCCATAAATATTGGTAGGCAAGCCCGTATAGGCTGAATTGGAACAGCCCGTAGCCGGTTATGTACATGAAGTAGAAGAGGTATCCGGATTCCCGGACCTTGACGAAAAGGATCAGGTTGTAAAGCGATAAGACGAGCATGAATCCGAAGAAAACCCCGAAGACCAACTGTTCTTCCAGGGCGCGGCTTTGATACCGTTGCGTGGAATAGAGCTTGAGGGGAAGGGCCATCCCCCCTCCGTTTTGATAGCGGAGATAGAATGTCTTCTCTTTGCCGAAAGGCAAGGAAAGCTGGAAAAGGAGATTGCGGTTGATGATGAACCGCGAGGAGAACGGCAACGCTTGCCCCAATTCCTGGACTTCCCAATCCGGACCCTCCCCGGTATACAGCTCCACGTTGTCCATATCCGGATAAGCGGCCTGGAGGATCCAGGGATCGGAGAAGGTGAGGTTCTTTACC
This sequence is a window from Fibrobacterota bacterium. Protein-coding genes within it:
- the ftsH gene encoding ATP-dependent zinc metalloprotease FtsH; this encodes MVLVSIFLVQLLDSQNPVEEKNYSEFRAMVADTSIQITSVELQRIGEGYVLVGERKLTPDEQAHRKETHSAFSARTIKFKTLLPDIDAPMLKLLDELTSRGVKVEFIKETRWLSYLSTLFPLFLLIGFFWFMMARQGGGMGGPRGIFSFGKIKARLMDENRPKVTFRDVAGADEAKQELEEIIAFLKDPSKFSKLGGRIPKGVLLLGPPGTGKTLLAKAVAGEAEVPFFSMSGSDFVEMFVGVGASRVRDLFEQGKKNAPCIIFIDEIDAVGRHRGAGLGGGHDEREQTLNQLLVEMDGFNSNEGVILIAATNRADVLDPALLRPGRFDRQVVVDLPDSKGREGILRVHLDKRKVPVREDVDIAKIAKGTPGLSGADLENLVNEACLLAARFGGNQVAMIDFEEAKDKIMIGTERLSRILTEEEKKTTAYHEAGHAVVSLLVKYSDPLHKVSIIPRGRALGITFQLPEKDMYTVDSRFVLDKIAILMGGRGAELLVFGQKNTGASNDIERATELARKYVCEWGMSDLGPLSYGKKQEEIFLGREINQHRDYSEATAIQIDREVRKLVENQMDRVTQLLGENRQKLVNLAEALIQHEVLEKDEIMKAMDGEMLTDTRKSRSYLKGVPERRLREATAAALEGESKPATGSGMPDGDLKEGEDDKGKGGRFDAEA
- the folP gene encoding dihydropteroate synthase, with amino-acid sequence MGILNVTPDSFFDGGKHAGVDEALRFAEALLEAGADILDVGGESTRPGAEPVAEAEELARTRPVVDAIWKRFAVPISIDTMKANVARAALEAGASIINDISAMERDPLMLEVPQAFGAGLVLNHMRGTPKDMQRAPSYLDVVVEVRDYLMGRVQLLAAMGVAADRIAVDPGIGFGKRPKDNYALLEHLEALDGLGCPIMIGASRKSFIGKTEGLADSDRLIPSVAVALFAALKGASILRVHDVGETREALAMIAAVRG
- the tilS gene encoding tRNA lysidine(34) synthetase TilS; the encoded protein is MPTPSATEVFESALRADWARRGWDPAGLTLLVGVSGGADSIALLNVCHRQAPRLGLRLLAVHIDHRLRPESAQDAAFVAHACSELGVGLQTFVLDPASRAPRESIEMWARRERYARFEAAATETGADFILTAHHRDDLVETFFQRLYRGTGPRGLAAIPFRRGRIVRPLLDRTRGEIRAYAAALGSAWREDASNADVTLNRNWFRHRYLPALRAREPDIDARVAAMAADIASIGIGFDSLEAMDQAMRKDDAGSAYLDPAVVAEKVHGEDRESLRYWLQSLSRAAAPSTGLETAPTVTPAILREFLRQWALDSDALRVQIAPELAFVREKRGIYCVRAGSLSESGDPQAKKTCSPQAQRVILDNGSVLATWRWGERKFTLTARRYPRPADLAYPASSEERAIFDADRISCTLQVRIRKDGDHFSPLGTQSRSRKLKTFFNEEKVPAALRDSLPIVVSCHGAGGTADGESDKHSDDAGIPTGDHSAGEIPAWVPGYGISDFFKVRGSTTHILELVMICENP
- a CDS encoding lytic polysaccharide monooxygenase; translation: MVRKAIAFGLAVLGAAVTIRADGLMESPPARNWYCGFTTKPDEILNNRAQFPACSTAFAAIPMAGYNFMTVVTHSWGRAKTTPLPEHVCSFNSETWKGAQTPWDVPMDWFTTPMKPGLQSITWNVAWGPHYDDTRDFSYWITKAGFVFSPTRELTWDDFETEPFCMELYDDKNPAANPNIIVDKTLQKFTTRCTVPARSGHHVIYGEWGRNESTLQRFHGCIDVAFGADPIRPSDRRAGRAEIAPSAVDVLGRVQNRAKVRTWKIPLRPPD